The Ipomoea triloba cultivar NCNSP0323 chromosome 4, ASM357664v1 DNA segment TGAATCATCAAGAGTGTCAGCTGAGATCATCTGAGTTTAGGCGGTTAGCTCTGGACTTGCATTCTCAGAATGAGGTAAACCCTGAGAGCCATGATGCTGCTATAGATGCCCTTCTTTTAGCTGCAGAATGCTATGTGAATCCCTACTTCATGATGTCCTTCAAGGACACACCAAAGGTTACAAGCAAAATGAAAAGTGGCAGGGCTAGCAGAAATTGTGGATTTGGTGATCTTGAAATAGGTTTTGAAGTGAATGAAAATGACTTGAAAACATTAATCTATCTTGAAAGAAAAAGGGACAAAATTGTTCTTGAAATTATGCTTCAAGCTGCTGAGTTAGACAGGGGGTATCAGCAAAATTGTGATGGAGAACTTCCAATTCCCAGTGCAGAAGAAAACGAAGTCATAAAGTTGTCTGAGCAAGATACTCAAACAGCAGATGCTGTTACCTTACTTAGACAGAATCAAGCACTTCTGTGTAATTTTGTTATTCAACGTTTGCAAAGGGATAATTACCTCCAGCATGAGGTACTCCTGCAAACTCTTCTGTTTCTATTGCACTCAGGAACTAAATTATTTTGTGCTCCCGCAGACATTATTGAGATAATATTGAGGTCTGCTGAGCATTTAAACAGGCAGCTGACATCTTTTTATTATCAACTTAAAGAGGGGAGTTCACAGTTAGAAGAGTGGAAGCTACAACTAGTTCAACGTTTATGGATGCTTCTTCAAAGATTAGTGGTTGCTTCTAGTGGCTCTGCTGAAGGATTAGAGCTTTCAATCAATGTCAAGAGTCGTTTTCAGTTTGCAAATCTAATTCCTCCTTCAGCCTGGCTTGAGAAAATACCCACTTTCTCAACTTCTGTTTCTCCTTTAGCCCGATTTCTTGGTTGGATGGCAATCTCTCGTAATGCTATACAGTATCAGAAGGATAGGCTCTTTCTTGTTTCAGATATAgagcaattaacatatttgctACATGTTTTTTCTGATGAACTTGCTGCAGTTGACAATATATCTGAGTGTAAAGATGAAGTCCAAAAAACTGAAGAATCTGGCCTTAAGCAGGATTTTGGTCCTAGTGGTACACATCATTCTTTTCACATCATGTACCCTGATATCAGTCATTTCTTTCCAACTTTGAAAAAACAATTTGAAACTCTTGGGGAATCTATACTGCAAGCTGTTGCTTTGCAATTGAGATCTCTTCCTGCAACAACTGTGCCTGATTTGATTTGTTGGTTCTCTGAGTTTTGTTCACAGCCTTTCATTCAGAACCCAAAGGACCAACTTTCCAGTCAAAATAATATAGATTCTGTGAAAGGGTTTGTGGCAAAGAATGCAAAAGCTATTGTTCTCTATGTGCTTGAAGCCATTGTAACTGAGCATATGGAGGCAATAGTACCGGAAGTACCAAGAGTAGTACAAGTCCTCGTATCCTTGTGCAGGTCCTCATATTGTGATGTGTCATTTCTAAATTCTGTGATGCTTTTGCTCAAGCCAATCATCTCGTATTCCTTGCAAAAGGCATCTGCTGAGGAGAGATTAGTGACCGACAGTATGTGCCTTAGTTTTGAGTccttatgctttgatgaactctttggtatcatcaaaagtGAGAATGAAAGCAATTCTAGTGTAAGAGGGCATTGCAGGGCACTAATGGTTTTTGTTTTGGCTTCAGTGTTTCCTGATATTTCTTCCCATTGCAAGATAGAACTATTGAACTCTTCTATCACATCTGCAGATTTTGCTTCTTTTGAGCAAACAACATTTTTTCATGATTATCTTTGTGCATATCAGGCTCTTATGGAAAGTTGCAAGGTTTTGATAGTTGACCTGTTAAGATTTTGGGGTGTCATTCCATGTAAGATCTCTCAGTTTTCTAACATGGATATGGCTGCAACAAATGGTGATGGATCTGAGTTCCCATGTTTTCTTGAAGATATGTACCCCAATTCAATTGAACCGAATGGAAGTTACAAAAATGACAATGACGTGAATAAAAAATGTCAGCTTAAGATTAAGGAGATCGAGAGCTTCTCCAAGAATTTAGATACCCTTGTTTCTAAGCTCAGTCAGAATGTTGAGCAATGTTACAGAATTCATCGTAAACTGGCCAAGAATCTTACACAAGTCTGTGCAGAGTGTTTCCTGTATTTAAGATGCTTATCTTCTATTGTGGAAAAAGTTTCTGTTTCTGGAGTAACTGATGAGCAAAGTCTGCCCAAGTCCATCTCTCTTAATGAATACTCTGATCACTGGAAAGTTGGTCTTGAAGGACTTGCTGAAATGGTTATATTGCTTCAGGAACACCATTGCTGGGAGGTTGCATCAATGATGCTTGACTGTCTATTTCATGTGCCTCAAATCTTTAATTTGCATGATGTGATTGATAAAATATGCTCTGCAATAAAAACATTTTCACATGGTGCACCAATAATTGCTTGGCGGCTACAAACAGATAAGTGGATGTCGTCACTTTTTGCGAGAGGCATAAACTGCCTCCAAGAAAGTGAAGCTCTGAATGATCTGCTCCATTCAATGCTCTGCCATCCAGAGCCAGAACAGCGCTTCATTGCGCTTAAGCAATTTGGTGAACTTGTGAGCCAAGATGGAAGTGGTGGATCTGTTGTCTTATTACCAACTTTACTTGATAAAGTATCATCAGAAAGGGCTTCTTCTGTATCTGAGTCAGTAGTCCTTTCTGCTCTGGTGTCAAGCACCTGGGATCAGGTGGCTTTGCTGGCCTCTTCTGACACATCACTGCCCTTAAGAATCAACGCTATGGCACTCCTTGTGAACTATGTGCCATTAGTTGAAAGGCCTAAATTGCAATCGTTTCTTGCTGCAGCTGATTGTGTTCTTTGGTGTTTGACAAAACTCTCCCAGTCGATGTGTGAAGGCCCATTAACACAGCTTTCTATTGCACTTTTTGCCTGTATTTGCCTATACTCTCCAGCTGAAGATATTTCTTTGATTCCTGAAAATCTGTGGAGAAGTATTGAAAGCTTTTCAGTTGCTGGaaatggtatttttttttctttttaatttcttttgctACGTAAGAGTTACCAACTGTTCAAGCATTTCTCTTGATACATATCTCTTTGCCTACATTTTATTTGTAGAAAAAATCCCTATGGGCCCTGAAAAAACGGTGTGCCAAGCTTTATGTAGACTGAGAAAAGAAGGGGATGAGGCCAAAAAGGTAGGCGGTGATTATTTCTTATAGAGGAAAATGTCTATAATGCATGTGATGTAGCCATGAAGGCAACAGTTTCCCTTTTCCTTAAATACTTCTTtcacttaaaaattatgacatttTTTCTCCCAAATCCATATTCTTACCACTCTCTTGGTCATGTATTTGGATGAAAGGTCTTGAAAGAAGCTATCTCTTCAAGTTCTCCAAAACAAGTGGACCCGGGATTTGCAAGTACACGTGAAACAATTCTTGAGGTACCAAATATTCTGAGCATCATTCCAAACTTATTTAGCACTACTGTAATCCTTTTGTCCACTCAAATTCATTTTCTTAATCCTTTTCCATTCAAACTAGGCCATAGAAATCAGAAAGAGGGAATTCAATGTGACATGACCATCTTTCTGCATACTGCTATTTTAGTTGCATGGCATATTCTTGCAACTTTTTTCATTTACGTTTTTTTCCATCAATGCTTTTTTGAATAGTTTGTTCATTTATATGTGAACTTCTTGCAGGTGATTACCAATCTAACCTCTGTCCAATCATATTTAGAATTTTTCTCTAAGGAAAGCGACCGCAAGGTTCTggtaagatttttatttttgtatacttTGGGTAAACACCGTAAACTATTATTTTCTTACTTAAGCAATGACCCGAATTTGCTTCAGGAATTGGAGGAAGCTGAGATTGAAATGGAACttcttcaaaaagaaaaagctcTGCAGGAGTTATCCAATGATTTCAAAGATCAGCATCAACTTCCGTTATTATCTGGTGATATTCCGttctttactttattcaaaTTCATTACTTAGTATTGAGGATAACAGTTTATGGTTTTAGTTGAGGTATAACTGGTACTTGTTAGCATGCAAAGGAATCCTAAGATACCAATCCGACAGTGTTGCTCAGCAACATTCTGTTGTTTATGTGAATTACTCGTTATCTATTATACTTATATATGTTTCTTCAATTTTCTAATGTAGGGTATGCAAAGAATGATGACCGATTGCAGCAAATCAGAGATGGAATAAAATCCATGTATGATTGTACCGATTTTATCTGCCCCGTTAATTCATTTTTTCTGGAGATTTTCTACCTAATCTGTTTGCATGATCTTTTTTAACCAGGGAGAAGGCCCGACTCAGAGAACAGATTGTGGCACGCAGGCAAAAGAAGCTACTCACTAGGCGTGCCCGCCAAACATACTTGGAAGAGGCTGCTATACGAGAAGCACAACTTCTACAAGAACTGGATAGGTTTTGCCTCTTATCTTCCTAGCTTATTTTCTACTTAATTTTTGAGAATGCTAATTGAAATTTGGTATCGTGTTGGGTTTTTAAATGTGTAAGAGAGAGGACTGCTGAAGTAGAAAGAGAAATCGAGAGACAGCGGTTGCTAGAACTTGAGCGTGCTAAAACCCGGGAGTTGAGGCACAACCTTGACTTGGAGAAAGAAAAGCAAACACAGGTAACATGGATCCTCCTAGGTTCATGCTTAGTTAGTTGTGCCAAGATAACTGTAGCTCACTTGATGGGATTTACCCTGAAATCCTGGGAACTCGGGATTCCAGATATAAACAGCGTAGCTTACCGTTCCTTTTGCTGTTTCCCTCTTTACTAAGATCATATTTTGTTCACCCGCAGAGAGAACTCCAGAGGGAACTCGAGCAAGTGGAATCTGGACTGCGGCCATCAAGACGAGAATTTTCATCCACTCATACTAGGCAAGTGTTTAAACGTTTTAGTAACTTCGTTTTAAAGCTTTCACCATCTTAATTGAGTTGGTAGTTGAGAACTTCGATTCTTAGTTCAGTGTTCTTCCCGCTTACCTTACTTTTCTTTACCAGTTAGACTTTTGCAAGTATCATTCTGACAAGTCTCGTTTTACACACCAGTAGACCTCGGGAAAGATACCGTGAAAGAGAAAATGGCAGAGCAGTAAACGAAGGGACCTTGAAAGCGAGCACTGGCACTGGACAGCCAGAGACCGTCTCCACGAGTTCCTCCACAGCAGCCATGCCAACAGTCATGTTATCTGGGGCGAGGCAATTCTCAAGCCAGCTCCCAACTATTCTCCAATCCCGTGACAGATCAGATGAAGGTGGCAACAGCTATGATGACAACTTTGACGGAAGCAGGGATTCGGGCGACACAGGAAGTATTGGGGACGCAGACATAGCATCAGCACTTGACGGGGTGTCTATGAATTTCGGGCCTTCCCAAAAGCTTGGATCAAGGGGCGGCGGCAAGTCCAGGCAGATCATGGAACGAAGAGATCGCGATGGCAGACGAGAAGGGAAATGGGAAAGAAAACACTAGCAAATCCAGAATGAAAACCTTGAATGTTGTAGAACCATCATCTCACCTGCTAACTTTAGTATAGTCATATATATGTCAGATGTATTATGGTCATGTAAGCAATAGACACTCAGGGAACAGCCATTGACAGGCAACTGTGATATATCCACAGAAATGTGTTGATGTCTTATGACAAAAACCTTTGTGCCGTAATCAAATTGCAATGTGATTGGAGTTCAGATTATGATCATTGTTAAAAGCATAAATTCTTGTTGGCTTGCAACATTGTACAAAATGATGACTTATTGCCCCTAAATGCTACATTATATTCTTAGTTCACTTTCACTGCCTTTTGTTTACTAATTAGaaaattctctatttttctttgatttacagGAAAACTTGCAGCCATAGCTATTCGAAGATATGCTTTGGTTGGAGTTCGCCTTGTAGCCCTAGTTGGCTaaggaccacaaggaagtaaaccagcttaggttaTTCATAATTGACtggttcaaataaaaaaaaaattctatttttgtctGATTTACAGGAAAGCTTGCATTTGCATCTATTCTAAGTTATGCTTTGGGTGAAGTTTGTTTTGTGACACTAGCTAGTAAAAGatcacaaagaggtaaatcagTTTAGATTGTTCATAGCTGACTAGCTCAAACTAAGGAACCAAACTTGTCAACTATCTGACCAACTATCTGACCAACTATCTGACCAACTTGATAGAGATTGTCTCTTCTTTAGAGAAATGGAAAATGGAGAATTGGAAACACAGACAATGGGGAAGAAACTGTTTTCAGAAAACATTACGCCGGTTCTGTACAAAACATCATTTTGTTACAGGAGAGTACATGGGAGGTTTCCTTAGTTTCTGGAAACACATGAACATCATATATGCATTTATAGAGTTATACACTAATGTATATCACCAGGAATGGCGAGTACCTCTCCTGAGCCTTCTGAATGGCCTGCACGCCTCGATACTGAGATCCACGGCTGCAGCGAGCGCCATGAAAATGGCCGCATCCTCGATGCAGGTGACGTGTCGCATGGCGAGTTGCACGAGGAGCTTGCTGTACTTGCCTTCACCTTGCACTCTACAGCTCATGACGAAGCCGCCCAAAACGGGGCTCAGCGCAGAGAAGTCACCGCTGCTTCTTGGACTGGGCACAGGACTCGCTGCAGCTCGAACCTGTTTGTCAGTGTCGATGTAGAACTCCCCGCCCTTCTCCGCGCTGATGAGAATCTCCGACATGAGGAGATCCCCGCCCCCCTCGGGACCATCCGACAGGAGGTGGAAGCGGCAGCAGATGGAGTCTCGGATGCCTCGTTCACGCCACGCTTCGAGCTTCCCCCACGGTTGCCAGCTCTCACGCATGCAAGGATCAGGGCGTACGATCAACCAAGCTCCCGGGTTGGACCTGTCAACCCAATCACAACCGGTCGATGGCACAAACGGCGTAGTTATGAAGGCAGCTGCCACAGCCGAGCCAGAGAGGTCATGTATCTTCACCTTCCATCCCTTCCTCTCCCGCCTTTCTATTTCAATATCAGAGCTATCAATAAAACTAGACGAAAAGTTGCTTAGCGGATCCACCTGTTGTACCCTGTAATGCACAATTAGTAGTAGCATTTAAGTAGgatcaaacaatttttttttttttttagtactactgactctgttacaatgtaatatctgttcataactactttctcaacctattgaagcacaaagagtcaacagtagGATCAAACAAATAAGCGTCTCTTGTAAAGGCAGTTATAGATGTGAAATATCAGGTGAAAAACTATGAAGACTCTTTACAGTTATTGATGTGAAATATCAGCATATTTACCATACTTTAGCGTTATGACTATAGAAAACTACATGCTAACACGAAATTGAGCTAGTGTAGAATGAAGAGAAGGCGAAAGGGAAAACATATCTTAGAATATGCATCAGATTTAAAGACGAGATTGATAATGTGGAATGACAGAAagcaaatatgtaatatatttaccGATCTTGACTAAACTTGCAACTGAAAATAGGCTGCTTGATGTTTCCTTGGAGCTGAACTATTTGGGGGCTTAATTTAGTCTTTTCCTCGAACTGGAAGACGTATCTTGGATCGGGATCGAGCTTCACTCTTAAATGAAGCTCAGCTCCCGGTTTCCCATTCTCCTGCTTGTTCTTGCCGATACCAGTCCAGCCATTGAAAAGAACGGCTGGCTTTCCTTTACCCCACTCAGGGCCCACTTCCAACCTAAACGTGCCTACTTGCTGCCTCTTCATAGCAACCCCGCAATGGGTACCTTTGTGTCCCGTAAAAACAGCAACCTCCAAACAAGCATGATTTGTGTAAAAACAGCCGGGTGTGAGCAATGCTTTGAGATCAGATTCCTCAAGATAAAAGCTGGATGCTATACTGTTAGCATCCGGGGTAGCTTCGGGGGAGGATACAAAGGGAACCGATGTTGTCTGCACAGGGAAACCTCGAAGGCGAATCTCACACGTACAGGGAGACGAGAATGCATGGCTCCCTGATTTCGTACCATTCAAGGCTGTTCCGGGAGCTCTCAATCCCAGCGACCCGACTGATAACCTAATGAATGCCTGAGGATCCATTCCGGTCACAAGTACTCCATTAATCTGTCAAGTTGGAGATTCAGAGTTTGGACAAAACACTTTGATGTCGTAAAAGCCCCTTGTTGATATCAATTCTTAACTCGACATTCTTGCTGAATATACCTTCAGTTTATATAAACCCGCCCTCGAGTTTTTCACTTCAATACAAAAGTGAAAACGGTTGACTGCTTGCATAGACCTGTTACAACACGAACACTCAGGAAACAATCTACCAAAGCAACTACAGAACGAGGAAATAAACTCATCTTACAAATTTCCAATAATCGTAGGTTCCACAAATTAAATTGCATACGAAAGAACAAACAACTATAAGCTCATTCTATGATACTTGCATTAATCAGACCGAGCATTAATATGTTCATAGTTTAAGACTTCTGCTTGGACTCGATGTTTCTCACTAGGAGGTGAACCGAGAATACAGAAAAAGATGCTACGAAGGCTCTAAATCCAGAAATCCCAAAACCAGAagcaattaaaagaaattactcGAATAAACAGACTTATCAAGGATCAAGAACATCAAAGAAGGCACCAATATTGTCTGAAACTGAAGACACAGAACAAAGCATATATCCTGAAAACAATTCTACCATATAACAACATAGTTCATTTCCTTAAACTTTCTACATTCTTTACATGTAATTGGGGGAATTTATGAAGTACCCTTCATCAACTTGAGGCAATTAGGACCATAAAAATGTTTTGTTTATCCCTTATTTATAGCCTAATTATATTCTTGTTGGGCATATAAAGCAAAAAGAAGGCAATACATGGTACTCAAAAGGGCAAAAAGCTCACAGTGTACTTCATCTTCCCAAACAAAATTAAGCATCCCAACCACTATGTTGATATAATTCCAGTCTGCACTGCCCTCTATTAAATTCCCACTGCAATTATCATTTCTCTCACCTCACTGACAGATTATCAacagtaataattaataaagtttttttttggggggttaaAAAATTGCCACATAAAACAGAAAGTCTAGGTTTAATATGCAAAAACAATAGCTTAGATGACAACTAAAATATGGTCTTTTACAAAGAATTAGCAGATAAGCAAAAGTCAACACTCACAACACAGAAAAGAGATATGAATAGGAGGAGTGCAGttcaagaaaaaggaaaaaacaatcCAAGATTCAACCTTTACCATGAAGCTTTTCTCTTCCTTCAGAGCAAAATCAAACCCAAAGTCACTTTTTGCAGCTTAGACCATCCAAATTTTGCTCCCACAGGCTTAGAAAAATGCAAAATCTTCACAGCTTTCTCATCCAGACTTCCCAGAGACAAAAGATTGAAACTTTACCAATAACCATCCATATTATAACCCCAAAACTGCAAATaggcttctctctctctctctctctccctctgtgaatatatatagagagagatgtatatatataattgtgtgtGTGGGCGTGCGTGTCAGTAGGGCCAATGTAAATTCTTGAAGAGTGGATTATAGAGGAGCAAGGATCATTGAATTTGAAGCAGCTAAACAAAAGGCAGAGTCCAAGAAAATGATGCAGGGATCACGAGAAACCACATCACTCTCTCTGTGCCTCGGTGTGACGACTGGATGCATAATCTATATTGGGTTCTGTCCCTGCATATGCCGAGATATAGAGACAGACTGTATGTATCTATAACACAGCTTGTTATAATGTTACCGTCGCTATGCTCAATGCAAGGTCAAAAgaaccattctttttcttttctttaatgtACACCCGGTTAAAGAAGTTTaaaccgaaaaaaaaattagtcttATTGTGTCAAAATAAAAGACTTTATAGACCAAAATCAAATTAGTCATACAATAGTGGGATAAAAATGTAGATTTGAGGAGGGTGGGtgaattaaaaaagaaacaaaaaatgtcTAATTTCAGtcacataaatatatactatCGCCAAATAACTGATAATATCAATTCTAAAGTTAATATTGATCGACACTTTAGAAGATAGGACAGTAATAATAAAACGAAAATGCTTGTAGTAAAATTGGAGGAAAAAAATtacttagtatttttttattaaaatttttatcaaaaattatactccgtattatttaattcgtttaatttgttttatacttatttaattttcatagaTTAATGAAATTCATCACAAATTTTAAACTCTtgattgaattaaaataatatcttTTAAATGGCAATAGAAATTCACTATTACTATCCACTGGTGTACACAAAGTAAATCGAATCCTATGTAATAAGTCGCAATTTCCTTATGGAACTTTCTATTGAGAACTTTACCTGTTTGAGTCTGTCAATCATGTATAATATAAGTTGATTTACTTCATTAGAGCTCACTTTTGAGTAATAACTGCTGATTTTCTCTTAAATCAAAGCTCGAAAGTCATATTAAGAAGactatacaaataataatattttttttaaattttgttattattaatattatttggtgtataaAAGTAGAGGGTAGAGTGGGTGGGGAAGGAGAAAATGGGAAATTGGAATACAGCTGTATCCAATACAACTTTGTTCTCGATTAGAGAATTGTATGCAGACACGACT contains these protein-coding regions:
- the LOC116017589 gene encoding uncharacterized protein LOC116017589 isoform X2; the protein is MEVELEPRVKPLPFKVKAMSRESPAQKASHVLDPDLRNHWSTGTNTKEWILLELDEPCLLSHIRIYNKSVLEWEISVGLRYKPETFAKARPRCEAPRRDMMYPMNYTPCRYIRISCLRGSPIAIFFIQLIGISVTGLEPEFQPAVDYLLPHIVSHRQDTSDLHLQLLQDITTRLAPFLPQLEADLNGFSEAAEPGIRFLAMLVGQFYPILHLVKEREATRLAGNTSESETSRNNQMPTALTVSSNFEPRRSRNASSLILPTSSYLVFRPDAIFMLLRKAHKDYNLGNVCRVASQILLKFMEPSSLKDASQSLDSRSSLPDEGKKLDTLYPASFIDYSDIFGEEFRSPEHHWDSKVINVLDIALVEEGVLHVLYACASQPLLCSKFADNSSNFWSALPLVQALLPALRPNVNIADQIDDSFSQWKLPFVQQALSQIVGTSSSSLYRPLLHACAGYLSSFSPTHAKASCVLIDMCSGVLAPWMTQVIAKMDLTVELLEDLLAVIQGARHSFAQARAALKYIVLALSGHMDEVLSKYKDAKHRLLFLIEMLEPYLDPAITPLQSTISFGNISSVFLEKQEHNCALALNVIRTAVRMPALLPSLEAEWRRGSVSPSVLLSVLEPHIQLPPDVNLRQFSVSCLPGSESSISPDSTAICNGGVASTPIVQDSTDGKTDVDMSSKMDLPDEVSLLFAPPEINRMSLITASGSPKKMSLDSSRSSAKTKANPTEKDLLNAVPGASKTVECHYLQADYLQLVNHQECQLRSSEFRRLALDLHSQNEVNPESHDAAIDALLLAAECYVNPYFMMSFKDTPKVTSKMKSGRASRNCGFGDLEIGFEVNENDLKTLIYLERKRDKIVLEIMLQAAELDRGYQQNCDGELPIPSAEENEVIKLSEQDTQTADAVTLLRQNQALLCNFVIQRLQRDNYLQHEVLLQTLLFLLHSGTKLFCAPADIIEIILRSAEHLNRQLTSFYYQLKEGSSQLEEWKLQLVQRLWMLLQRLVVASSGSAEGLELSINVKSRFQFANLIPPSAWLEKIPTFSTSVSPLARFLGWMAISRNAIQYQKDRLFLVSDIEQLTYLLHVFSDELAAVDNISECKDEVQKTEESGLKQDFGPSGTHHSFHIMYPDISHFFPTLKKQFETLGESILQAVALQLRSLPATTVPDLICWFSEFCSQPFIQNPKDQLSSQNNIDSVKGFVAKNAKAIVLYVLEAIVTEHMEAIVPEVPRVVQVLVSLCRSSYCDVSFLNSVMLLLKPIISYSLQKASAEERLVTDSMCLSFESLCFDELFGIIKSENESNSSVRGHCRALMVFVLASVFPDISSHCKIELLNSSITSADFASFEQTTFFHDYLCAYQALMESCKVLIVDLLRFWGVIPCKISQFSNMDMAATNGDGSEFPCFLEDMYPNSIEPNGSYKNDNDVNKKCQLKIKEIESFSKNLDTLVSKLSQNVEQCYRIHRKLAKNLTQVCAECFLYLRCLSSIVEKVSVSGVTDEQSLPKSISLNEYSDHWKVGLEGLAEMVILLQEHHCWEVASMMLDCLFHVPQIFNLHDVIDKICSAIKTFSHGAPIIAWRLQTDKWMSSLFARGINCLQESEALNDLLHSMLCHPEPEQRFIALKQFGELVSQDGSGGSVVLLPTLLDKVSSERASSVSESVVLSALVSSTWDQVALLASSDTSLPLRINAMALLVNYVPLVERPKLQSFLAAADCVLWCLTKLSQSMCEGPLTQLSIALFACICLYSPAEDISLIPENLWRSIESFSVAGNEKIPMGPEKTVCQALCRLRKEGDEAKKVLKEAISSSSPKQVDPGFASTRETILEVITNLTSVQSYLEFFSKESDRKVLELEEAEIEMELLQKEKALQELSNDFKDQHQLPLLSGYAKNDDRLQQIRDGIKSMEKARLREQIVARRQKKLLTRRARQTYLEEAAIREAQLLQELDRERTAEVEREIERQRLLELERAKTRELRHNLDLEKEKQTQRELQRELEQVESGLRPSRREFSSTHTRPRERYRERENGRAVNEGTLKASTGTGQPETVSTSSSTAAMPTVMLSGARQFSSQLPTILQSRDRSDEGGNSYDDNFDGSRDSGDTGSIGDADIASALDGVSMNFGPSQKLGSRGGGKSRQIMERRDRDGRREGKWERKH
- the LOC116017589 gene encoding uncharacterized protein LOC116017589 isoform X3; the protein is MEVELEPRVKPLPFKVKAMSRESPAQKASHVLDPDLRNHWSTGTNTKEWILLELDEPCLLSHIRIYNKSVLEWEISVGLRYKPETFAKARPRCEAPRRDMMYPMNYTPCRYIRISCLRGSPIAIFFIQLIGISVTGLEPEFQPAVDYLLPHIVSHRQDTSDLHLQLLQDITTRLAPFLPQLEADLNGFSEAAEPGIRFLAMLVGQFYPILHLVKEREATRLAGNTSESETSRNNQMPTALTVSSNFEPRRSRNASSLILPTSSYLVFRPDAIFMLLRKAHKDYNLGNVCRVASQILLKFMEPSSLKDASQSLDSRSSLPDEGKKLDTLYPASFIDYSDIFGEEFRSPEHHWDSKVINVLDIALVEEGVLHVLYACASQPLLCSKFADNSSNFWSALPLVQALLPALRPNVNIADQIDDSFSQWKLPFVQQALSQIVGTSSSSLYRPLLHACAGYLSSFSPTHAKASCVLIDMCSGVLAPWMTQVIAKMDLTVELLEDLLAVIQGARHSFAQARAALKYIVLALSGHMDEVLSKYKDAKHRLLFLIEMLEPYLDPAITPLQSTISFGNISSVFLEKQEHNCALALNVIRTAVRMPALLPSLEAEWRRGSVSPSVLLSVLEPHIQLPPDVNLRQFSVSCLPGSESSISPDSTAICNGGVASTPIVQDSTDGKTDVDMSSKMDLPDEVSLLFAPPEINRMSLITASGSPKKMSLDSSRSSAKTKANPTEKDLLNAVPGASKTVECHYLQADYLQLVNHQECQLRSSEFRRLALDLHSQNEVNPESHDAAIDALLLAAECYVNPYFMMSFKDTPKVTSKMKSGRASRNCGFGDLEIGFEVNENDLKTLIYLERKRDKIVLEIMLQAAELDRGYQQNCDGELPIPSAEENEVIKLSEQDTQTADAVTLLRQNQALLCNFVIQRLQRDNYLQHEVLLQTLLFLLHSGTKLFCAPADIIEIILRSAEHLNRQLTSFYYQLKEGSSQLEEWKLQLVQRLWMLLQRLVVASSGSAEGLELSINVKSRFQFANLIPPSAWLEKIPTFSTSVSPLARFLGWMAISRNAIQYQKDRLFLVSDIEQLTYLLHVFSDELAAVDNISECKDEVQKTEESGLKQDFGPSGTHHSFHIMYPDISHFFPTLKKQFETLGESILQAVALQLRSLPATTVPDLICWFSEFCSQPFIQNPKDQLSSQNNIDSVKGFVAKNAKAIVLYVLEAIVTEHMEAIVPEVPRVVQVLVSLCRSSYCDVSFLNSVMLLLKPIISYSLQKASAEERLVTDSMCLSFESLCFDELFGIIKSENESNSSVRGHCRALMVFVLASVFPDISSHCKIELLNSSITSADFASFEQTTFFHDYLCAYQALMESCKVLIVDLLRFWGVIPCKISQFSNMDMAATNGDGSEFPCFLEDMYPNSIEPNGSYKNDNDVNKKCQLKIKEIESFSKNLDTLVSKLSQNVEQCYRIHRKLAKNLTQVCAECFLYLRCLSSIVEKVSVSGVTDEQSLPKSISLNEYSDHWKVGLEGLAEMVILLQEHHCWEVASMMLDCLFHVPQIFNLHDVIDKICSAIKTFSHGAPIIAWRLQTDKWMSSLFARGINCLQESEALNDLLHSMLCHPEPEQRFIALKQFGELVSQDGSGGSVVLLPTLLDKVSSERASSVSESVVLSALVSSTWDQVALLASSDTSLPLRINAMALLVNYVPLVERPKLQSFLAAADCVLWCLTKLSQSMCEGPLTQLSIALFACICLYSPAEDISLIPENLWRSIESFSVAGNEKIPMGPEKTVCQALCRLRKEGDEAKKVLKEAISSSSPKQVDPGFASTRETILEVITNLTSVQSYLEFFSKESDRKVLELEEAEIEMELLQKEKALQELSNDFKDQHQLPLLSGYAKNDDRLQQIRDGIKSMEKARLREQIVARRQKKLLTRRARQTYLEEAAIREAQLLQELDRERTAEVEREIERQRLLELERAKTRELRHNLDLEKEKQTQRELQRELEQVESGLRPSRREFSSTHTS